A genomic region of Branchiostoma lanceolatum isolate klBraLanc5 chromosome 4, klBraLanc5.hap2, whole genome shotgun sequence contains the following coding sequences:
- the LOC136433396 gene encoding kelch-like protein 28 codes for MDNMSGGTVGTSAYSEQLLHGLNELRQRQELCDVVLRVGERKFHVHRVVLASCSPYFKAMFTGNLCERDQDEVEFHCIDETAMMLLIDFAYTGTVAVTDANVQMLLPAASLFQIEQVIRQCCDFLQSALHPHNCIGVARFAQLHACYKLYTQAYNYICRHFEDVSKSEEFFLLTASEILDLLSNDNLNVVSEESVFEAVERWIYFDYANRRCYLSKLLRCIRLPLLPVKFLTRCYEANPLVREDPTAQHLLNDALKYHLVPELRLRSLDDDDTEQQTTARPRCPPKVLCAVGGKNGLFATLNSVEVYFPESNTWTEVSPLNHQRYNCATAVADNRLFVVGGITCVPRNGETHHIHSNSVSCWDPTTNSWTSIAPMNHCRSSLTVTVHGGYIYALGGYNGERYLSTVERYSPRTNSWEEMSHMLKPRSCFAAAAANGAIYAIGGYGPTHLDSVERYNPTEDSWEFVAPMADKRINFGVGVTHGYLFVVGGHNGMQHLNTIERYDPYSDQWASCTPMETPSTGLGVAVLNGHLYVAGGHSGSAYLQQVLQYDPVEDSWAPGPSMNVARCNFGLAAL; via the exons ATGGACAACATGTCAGGAGGGACCGTGGGGACGTCCGCGTACTCCGAACAGCTTCTGCACGGACTGAACGAGTTGCGGCAGCGTCAGGAGTTGTGCGATGTGGTGCTGAGGGTGGGCGAGAGGAAGTTTCATGTCCACAG GGTCGTCCTTGCCAGCTGCTCGCCATATTTCAAGGCCATGTTCACTGGGAACCTGTGTGAACGTGACCAGGATGAAGTTGAGTTCCACTGTATTGATGAAACTGCCATGATGCTGCTGATTGACTTCGCCTATACCGGGACAGTAGCCGTAACCGACGCCAACGTGCAGATGCTGCTGCCCGCAGCCAGTCTGTTCCAGATCGAACAGGTCATCAGGCAGTGCTGTGATTTCCTACAGTCTGCACTTCACCCGCACAACTGTATCGGTGTGGCTCGATTTGCCCAACTGCACGCCTGCTACAAGCTGTATACTCAGGCCTACAACTACATCTGTAGACACTTTGAAGACGTGTCCAAGTCAGAGGAGTTCTTCCTCCTGACTGCATCCGAGATTCTGGACTTGTTGTCCAACGACAACCTGAATGTGGTGTCAGAGGAGTCGGTGTTCGAGGCCGTGGAAAGGTGGATCTACTTTGACTATGCAAACCGTCGGTGCTACCTGTCCAAACTGCTGAGGTGCATTCGTCTCCCGCTGCTACCCGTCAAGTTCCTAACACGCTGCTACGAGGCCAACCCCCTGGTGCGAGAGGACCCCACCGCGCAACACCTGCTGAACGATGCCCTGAAGTATCACCTGGTTCCTGAGCTCCGTCTACGCTCactggatgatgatgatacagaaCAGCAGACCACTGCTCGGCCAAGGTGTCCGCCCAAAGTCCTGTGTGCTGTCGGGGGGAAGAACGGGCTTTTTGCCACGTTAAACAG TGTGGAGGTGTACTTTCCTGAGAGCAACACGTGGACGGAGGTGTCGCCTCTCAACCACCAGCGATACAACTGTGCCACGGCAGTCGCAGACAACAGGCTGTTTGTGGTCGGTGGTATCACCTGCGTTCCACGAAACGGGGAGACTCACCACATCCACTCCAACTCAGTGTCGTGCTGGGACCCCACCACCAACAGCTGGACGTCTATCGCACCCATGAACCACTGTCGCAGCTCCCTCACAGTCACCGTACACGGGGGATACATCTATGCACTCGGGGGGTACAACGGCGAGCGGTACCTCAGCACGGTAGAACGGTACAGCCCGCGGACAAACAGTTGGGAGGAAATGTCGCACATGCTGAAGCCACGAAGCTGTTTCGCTGCAGCTGCTGCTAACGGTGCAATCTACGCCATCGGAGGGTACGGTCCCACACATTTGGACAG TGTGGAGAGGTACAACCCTACTGAGGACAGCTGGGAGTTTGTGGCTCCCATGGCCGACAAGAGGATCAACTTTGGTGTGGGCGTGACCCACGGCTACCTGTTTGTGGTGGGGGGGCACAACGGCATGCAGCACCTCAACACCATCGAGAGATACGACCCATACAGCGACCAGTGGGCATCCTGCACACCCATGGAGACACCCAGTACAG GTCTCGGTGTTGCAGTGCTGAACGGCCACCTGTATGTAGCAGGAGGTCACTCGGGGTCAGCCTACCTGCAACAGGTGCTGCAGTACGATCCTGTGGAGGATAGCTGGGCACCTGGACCCAGCATGAACGTGGCCAGGTGCAACTTTGGACTTGCCGCCCTGTGA